In one Nyctibius grandis isolate bNycGra1 chromosome 19, bNycGra1.pri, whole genome shotgun sequence genomic region, the following are encoded:
- the PCIF1 gene encoding mRNA (2'-O-methyladenosine-N(6)-)-methyltransferase — MANENHGSPAEEASLMSHSPGTSNQNQPSSPKPMRLVQDLPDELVQAGWEKCWSKRENRPYYFNRFTNQSLWEMPVLGQHDVISDPLGLNAAPMPLEGGMIDTSVESKQRKRRFSEEVPPSGNSAKKPKADVPGNPAAQAVPSSPSIPGTSVLKAWCVSPEDKQQAALLRPTEVYWDLDIQTNAVIKQRAPSEVLSPHPEVELLRSQLILKLRQHYRELCQQREGIDPPRESFNRWMLERKVVDKGTDPLLPSDCEPVVSPSMFREIMNDIPIRLSRIKFREEAKRLLFKYAEAAKRLIESRSASPDSRKVVKWNVEDTFSWLRRDHSASKEDYMDRLEHLRKQCGPHVSAAAKDSVEGICSKIYYISLEYVKRIREKHLAILKENNISAEIEAPEVQDRLVYCYPVRLAIPSPPLPSVEMHMENNVACVRYKGEMVKVSRSYFSKLWLLYRYSCIDDSGFEKFLPRVWCLLRRYQMMFGVGLYEGTGLQGSLPVHVFEALHKLFGVSFECFASPLNCYFKQYCSAFLDTDGYFGSRGPCLDFFPISGSFEANPPFCEELMDAMVSHFEKLLESSSEPLSFIVFIPEWRDPPTPALTRMEQSKFKRHQLILPAFDHEYRSGSQHVCKKEEMYYKAVHNTAVLFLQNSAGFAKWEPTPERLQELVAAYKHSGRTLSSSSSSSSSSSSSSTADKERELGREQSGSRETNPN, encoded by the exons ATGGCCAATGAGAATCACGGGAGCCCTGCGGAGGAAGCGTCTCTCATGAGTCACTCACCTGGCACCTCCAACCAGaaccagcccagctcccccaaACCCATGCGACTGGTGCAGGACCTGCCAG ATGAGCTGGTGCAGGCTGGCTGGGAGAAGTGCTGGAGCAAGCGGGAGAATCGCCCTTACTACTTCAATCGCTTCACGAACCAGTCGCTGTGGGAAATGCCTGTTCTGGGACAGCACGATGTCATT TCAGACCCTCTGGGATTGAACGCGGCTCCGATGCCCCTGGAAGGTGGGATGATAGACACCTCTGTGGAGAgcaagcagaggaagaggagattCTCCGAGGAGGTCCCACCGAGTGGCAACAGTGCGAAAAAGCCCAAG GCGGACGTCCCGGGGAACCCAGCTGCTCAGGCagtccccagctctcccagtaTTCCAGGAACCTCTGTCTTGAAGGCGTGGTGTGTTTCACCTGAAGATAAACAGCAGGCAGCTCTTTTACGACCAACTGA GGTATATTGGGACCTGGACATTCAGACAAACGCAGTGATTAAGCAGAGAGCCCCCTCTGAGGTGCTTTCTCCACACCCCGAGGTGGAGCTGCTTCGGTCCCAGCTCATTCTGAAGCTGCGGCAACACTACCGCGAGCTCTGCCAGCAGCGAGAAG GGATTGACCCCCCAAGGGAGTCCTTTAATCGCTGGATGTTGGAGAGGAAGGTGGTTGATAAAGGGACAGATCCTCTTTTACCGAGTGACTGCGAGCCAGTAGTGTCTCCTTCCATGTTCAGAGAGATCATGAATGACATTCCCATCAG GTTATCCAGAATCAAGTTCCGGGAGGAAGCCAAGAGACTGCTCTTCAAGTACGCCGAGGCTGCGAAACGGCTGATTGAATCCAG GAGTGCTTCACCAGACAGCAGGAAGGTGGTGAAGTGGAATGTGGAGGACACCTTCAGCTGGCTGCGACGGGACCATTCTGCCTCTAAGGAGGACTACATG GACCGCCTGGAGCACCTACGCAAGCAGTGTGGGCCCCACGTGTCTGCTGCAGCCAAGGACTCCGTGGAAGGCATCTGCAGTAAGATCTACTACATATCCCTCGAATACGTCAAGCGGATCCGGGAGAAGCACCTTGCCATCCTCAAAGAGAACAATATATCTG CTGAGATAGAAGCTCCTGAAGTCCAGGACAGGCTCGTGTACTGCTACCCAGTGAGACTGGCCATCCCCTCCCCACCGCTGCCCAGCGTGGAAATGCACATGGAGAACAACGTGGCGTGTGTGCGGTACAAGGGGGAGATGGTCAAAGTGAGCCGCAGCTACTTCAGCAAGCTG TGGCTCCTCTACCGGTACAGTTGCATTGATGACTCTGGCTTTGAGAAGTTCCTGCCCAGGGTTTGGTGCCTTCTCCGTCGATACCAG ATGATGTTCGGTGTGGGTCTGTACGAGGGAACTGGTCTGCAGGGGTCGCTCCCCGTGCACGTCTTCGAAGCCCTCCACAAGCTCTTTGGAGTGAGTTTTGAGTGCTTTGCCTCGCCCCTGAATTGCTATTTTAAACAGTACTGTTCGGCCTTCTTGGACACAGACGGGTATTTTGGATCCAGGGG CCCGTGCCTGGATTTCTTCCCTATAAGTGGCTCTTTTGAGGCAAACCCTCCGTTCTGCGAGGAGCTGATGGATGCCATGGTCTCTCACTTCGAG AAACTGCTGGAGAGCTCCAGCGAGCCGCTCTCCTTCATCGTCTTCATCCCCGAGTGGCGGGACCCGCCGACGCCAGCCCTGACCCGCATGGAGCAGAGCAAGTTCAAGCGGCACCAGCTCATCCTGCCAGCCTTCGACCACGAGTACCGCAGCGGGTCGCAGCACGTCTGCAAAAA GGAGGAGATGTACTACAAGGCCGTGCACAACACGGCCGTCCTCTTCCTGCAGAACAGCGCGGGCTTCGCCAAGTGGGAGCCCACGCCCGAGCGGCTGCAGGAGCTCGTCGCAGCCTACAAGCATTCAGGCCGGaccctcagctcctcctcctcatcctcctcctcctcgtcctcctcctccacagcagACAAAGAGCGGGAGCTGGGCCGAGAGCAGAGCGGCAGCCGGGAGACTAACCCCAACTGA
- the CTSA gene encoding lysosomal protective protein isoform X1: MCPPAPPPAGAAPGAAGMGPVPVLLCALLLLLGPGRAAPPGHEVTFLPGLAKQPAFRHFSGCLCAGPGQRLHYWFVEAQSSPESSPLVLWLNGGPGCSSMEGFLKEHGPFLIQPDGVTLKYNEYAWNKIANVLYLESPAGVGFSYSDDKKYATNDTEVAHNNYLALKEFLRLFPEYSKNDLFLTGESYGGVYIPTLAEWVMQDPSLNLKGIAVGNGLSSYEINDNSLVYFAYYHGLLSTELWGDLQAFCCSQGKCNFHDNSNLNCTLKMEETIQIIEDSGLNIYNLYAPCDGGVPGSVRYEGDYLVTHDLGNSFVQIPMRFSWRQNLFRMPVARNKVRMDPPCTNSSALSKYLNSAEVRKALHVSPEAPEWQVCSFEVNRSYKRLYMQMNDQYLKLLGATKYRILVYNGDVDMACNFLGDEWFVESLCQKVQVARRPWLYTEGGENQIGGFVKEFTNIAFLTVKGAGHMVPTDRPLAAFTMFSRFIKNEPY; encoded by the exons ATGTGCCCGCCGGCACCGCCGCCCGCCGGAGCCGCGCCGGGAGCGGCCGGG aTGGGGCCGGTGCCGGTGCTGCTGTgcgcgctgctgctgctgctggggccgggccgggccgcccccccGGGCCACGAGGTGACGTTCCTGCCGGGGCTGGCCAAGCAGCCCGCCTTCCGCCACTTCTCGGGCTGCCTctgcgccgggccgggccagcGCCTGCACTACTG GTTCGTGGAGGCCCAGAGCAGCCCCGAGAGCAGCCCCCTGGTGCTGTGGCTGAACGGCGGCCCCGGCTGCAGCTCCATGGAGGGCTTCCTGAAGGAGCACGGCCCCTTCCTG ATCCAGCCCGACGGGGTCACGCTGAAGTACAACGAGTACGCCTGGAACAAG ATTGCCAACGTGCTCTACCTGGAGTCCCCCGCCGGCGTCGGCTTCTCGTACTCCGACGACAAGAAGTACGCCACGAACGACACCGAG GTTGCTCACAACAACTACCTGGCGCTGAAGGAGTTTCTCCGGCTCTTCCCCGAGTACTCCAAGAACGATCTCTTCCTCACGGGGGAGAGCTACGGGGGGGTCTACATCCCCACGCTGGCGGAGTGGGTGATGCAGGACCCCAGCCTCAACCTGAAG GGGATCGCCGTGGGAAACGGCCTCTCCTCCTACGAGATCAACGACAACTCCCTGGTGTACTTCGCCTATTACCACGGCCTGCTCAGCACCGA GCTGTGGGGGGACTTGCAGGCCTTCTGCTGCTCCCAAGGGAAGTGCAACTTCCACGACAACTCCAACCTGAACTGCACGCTCAAG ATGGAGGAGACTATTCAGATCATAGAGGATTCCGGCCTCAACATCTACAACCTCTACGCCCCGTGCGACGGCGGCGTCCCTGGGAGCGTGAG GTACGAGGGTGACTATCTCGTCACACACGACCTGGGCAACTCCTTCGTCCAGATCCCGATGAGGTTCTCCTGGCGGCAG AACCTCTTCCGGATGCCGGTAGCGCGGAACAAGGTCCGGATGGACCCGCCCTGCACCAACTCCTCGGCCCTCAGCAAGTACCTGAACTCGGCGGAGGTGAGGAAGGCTCTGCACGTCTCCCCCGAGGCCCCGGAGTGGCAGGTGTGCAG CTTCGAGGTGAACCGCAGCTACAAGCGCCTGTACATGCAGATGAACGACCAGTACCTGAAGCTACTCGGAGCCACG AAATACCGGATCCTGGTGTACAACGGGGACGTGGACATGGCCTGCAACTTCCTCGGGGACGAGTGGTTTGTGGAATCCCTGTGCCAGAAG GTGCAGGTGGCTCGCCGGCCCTGGCTCTACACTGAAGGAGGCGAGAACCAGATCGGGGGCTTCGTGAAGGAGTTCACCAACATCGCCTTCCTCACCGTCAAG GGAGCCGGGCACATGGTGCCCACGGACCGGCCGCTCGCTGCCTTCACCATGTTCAGCCGCTTCATTAAGAACGAGCCCTACTAG
- the NEURL2 gene encoding neuralized-like protein 2, with product MAARCHLAARFHRVHGANVRLDASRTRATRVESFAHGLCFSQEPLAPGQVFLVEIEEKEPGWCGHLRVGLTALDPQRLEAVPEYSLPDLVNMGDTWVFAITRSHNRVAADGEEAAARGPPGEPFLRIERVRIPRDTLVGRSRPGRYSHILDGLYKTNVLPATARRSRIGVLYAPQPDGTADMHIVINGEDMGPSARRLPAARPLYAVVDVFASTKSVRVVPVEYGFPSLQTLCRLVIQKHITHRLAIDGLDLPPPLRSFCDE from the exons ATGGCCGCCCGGTGCCACCTCGCCGCGCGCTTCCACCGCGTCCACGGCGCCAACGTGCGCCTGGACGCCTCGCGCACGCGGGCCACGCGCGTGGAGAGCTTCGCCCACGGGCTCTGCTTCAGCCAGGAGCCGCTGGCGCCGGGGCAGGTCTTCCTGGTGGAGATCGAGGAGAAGGAGCCGGGCTGGTGCGGGCACCTGCGCGTGGGGCTGACGGCCCTCGACCCCCAGCGCCTGGAGGCGGTGCCCGAGTACTCGCTGCCGGACCTGGTCAACATGGGGGACACGTGGGTGTTCGCCATCACCCGGAGCCACAACCGCGTGGCGGCGGacggggaggaggcggcggcgcggggccccCCCGGGGAGCCCTTCCTGCGGATCGAGCGGGTGCGGATCCCCCGCGACACGCTGGTGGGGCGCAGCCGGCCCGGGCGCTACAGCCACATCCTGGACGGCCTCTACAAGACCAACGTGCTGCCCGCGACCGCCCGGCGCAGCCGCATCGGCGTGCTGTACGCCCCGCAGCCCGACGGCACCGCCGACATGCACATCGTCATCAACGGGGAGGACATGGGGCCGAGCGCCCGGCgcctgcccgccgcccgcccgctctACGCCGTGGTCGACGTCTTTGCCTCCACCAAGAGCGTCCGGGTCGTCCCGGTGGAATACGGCT TCCCCTCCCTGCAGACCCTCTGCCGCCTCGTCATCCAGAAGCACATCACCCACCGCCTGGCCATCGACGGCCTGGACCTGCCCCCGCCGCTCCGGAGCTTCTGCGACGAGTGA
- the LOC137672128 gene encoding LOW QUALITY PROTEIN: zinc finger SWIM domain-containing protein 1-like (The sequence of the model RefSeq protein was modified relative to this genomic sequence to represent the inferred CDS: inserted 4 bases in 3 codons; deleted 1 base in 1 codon) encodes MAAESPVMVLQSPPAAPWLPAALQHQPETARAPLLQSEPPSPQSSLDPSSPAAKVEATENPGGDSEEMNRRTEEHIKQSLSDTCTEPAARLCXVQLMGAGEDAVSVQVLEDGPHRVDLKGLSSCTCHFNQVFQLPCRHVLAVLDSDRRTSQLEMXQQGCDAHQAGRESADGLLQVLKGSWNTSLDKSLVVXQLLTRCSGDEFERRYRTLRELADSWVGPCAEVKL; translated from the exons ATGGCTGCCGAGAGTCCTGTGATGGTTCTCCAGAGCCCACCGGCAGCTCCTTGGCTTCCCGCAGCTCTTCAGCATCAGCCTGAAACCGCCCGGGCTCCCCTCCTCCAGAGCGAGCCCCCGAGCCCTCAGTCCTCATTAGATCCTTCGTCTCCTGCGGCTAAAGTGGAGGCCACAGAAAACCCGGGGGGTGACAGCGAGGAGATGAACCGAAGGACTGAAGAACACATCAAGCAGTCTCTGAGCGATACCTGCACGGAGcctgctgccaggctgt cCGTGCAGCtgatgggtgctggggaggaCGCTGTCAGTGTGCAGGTCCTGGAGGATGGACCT CACAGGGTGGACCTGAAAGGCCTGAGCAGCTGCACTTGCCACTTCAACCAGGTCTTCCAGCTGCCCTGCCGGCATGTCCTGGCCGTGCTGGATTCGGACAGGAGGACCTCGCAGCTGGAGA CTCAGCAGGGATGTGATGCCCACCAGGCCGGGCGAGAGAGTGCTGATGGCCTCTTGCAGGTCCTGAAGGGCTCCTGGAACACATCTTTGGATAAATCCCTGGTCGT CCAGCTTCTCACCCGCTGCAGCGGGGACGAGTTTGAGCGCAGGTACAGGACCCTCCGGGAGCTGGCTGACAGCTGGGTCGGGCCCTGTGCCGAGGTGAAGCTCTAG
- the CTSA gene encoding lysosomal protective protein isoform X2, which yields MGPVPVLLCALLLLLGPGRAAPPGHEVTFLPGLAKQPAFRHFSGCLCAGPGQRLHYWFVEAQSSPESSPLVLWLNGGPGCSSMEGFLKEHGPFLIQPDGVTLKYNEYAWNKIANVLYLESPAGVGFSYSDDKKYATNDTEVAHNNYLALKEFLRLFPEYSKNDLFLTGESYGGVYIPTLAEWVMQDPSLNLKGIAVGNGLSSYEINDNSLVYFAYYHGLLSTELWGDLQAFCCSQGKCNFHDNSNLNCTLKMEETIQIIEDSGLNIYNLYAPCDGGVPGSVRYEGDYLVTHDLGNSFVQIPMRFSWRQNLFRMPVARNKVRMDPPCTNSSALSKYLNSAEVRKALHVSPEAPEWQVCSFEVNRSYKRLYMQMNDQYLKLLGATKYRILVYNGDVDMACNFLGDEWFVESLCQKVQVARRPWLYTEGGENQIGGFVKEFTNIAFLTVKGAGHMVPTDRPLAAFTMFSRFIKNEPY from the exons aTGGGGCCGGTGCCGGTGCTGCTGTgcgcgctgctgctgctgctggggccgggccgggccgcccccccGGGCCACGAGGTGACGTTCCTGCCGGGGCTGGCCAAGCAGCCCGCCTTCCGCCACTTCTCGGGCTGCCTctgcgccgggccgggccagcGCCTGCACTACTG GTTCGTGGAGGCCCAGAGCAGCCCCGAGAGCAGCCCCCTGGTGCTGTGGCTGAACGGCGGCCCCGGCTGCAGCTCCATGGAGGGCTTCCTGAAGGAGCACGGCCCCTTCCTG ATCCAGCCCGACGGGGTCACGCTGAAGTACAACGAGTACGCCTGGAACAAG ATTGCCAACGTGCTCTACCTGGAGTCCCCCGCCGGCGTCGGCTTCTCGTACTCCGACGACAAGAAGTACGCCACGAACGACACCGAG GTTGCTCACAACAACTACCTGGCGCTGAAGGAGTTTCTCCGGCTCTTCCCCGAGTACTCCAAGAACGATCTCTTCCTCACGGGGGAGAGCTACGGGGGGGTCTACATCCCCACGCTGGCGGAGTGGGTGATGCAGGACCCCAGCCTCAACCTGAAG GGGATCGCCGTGGGAAACGGCCTCTCCTCCTACGAGATCAACGACAACTCCCTGGTGTACTTCGCCTATTACCACGGCCTGCTCAGCACCGA GCTGTGGGGGGACTTGCAGGCCTTCTGCTGCTCCCAAGGGAAGTGCAACTTCCACGACAACTCCAACCTGAACTGCACGCTCAAG ATGGAGGAGACTATTCAGATCATAGAGGATTCCGGCCTCAACATCTACAACCTCTACGCCCCGTGCGACGGCGGCGTCCCTGGGAGCGTGAG GTACGAGGGTGACTATCTCGTCACACACGACCTGGGCAACTCCTTCGTCCAGATCCCGATGAGGTTCTCCTGGCGGCAG AACCTCTTCCGGATGCCGGTAGCGCGGAACAAGGTCCGGATGGACCCGCCCTGCACCAACTCCTCGGCCCTCAGCAAGTACCTGAACTCGGCGGAGGTGAGGAAGGCTCTGCACGTCTCCCCCGAGGCCCCGGAGTGGCAGGTGTGCAG CTTCGAGGTGAACCGCAGCTACAAGCGCCTGTACATGCAGATGAACGACCAGTACCTGAAGCTACTCGGAGCCACG AAATACCGGATCCTGGTGTACAACGGGGACGTGGACATGGCCTGCAACTTCCTCGGGGACGAGTGGTTTGTGGAATCCCTGTGCCAGAAG GTGCAGGTGGCTCGCCGGCCCTGGCTCTACACTGAAGGAGGCGAGAACCAGATCGGGGGCTTCGTGAAGGAGTTCACCAACATCGCCTTCCTCACCGTCAAG GGAGCCGGGCACATGGTGCCCACGGACCGGCCGCTCGCTGCCTTCACCATGTTCAGCCGCTTCATTAAGAACGAGCCCTACTAG
- the ACOT8 gene encoding acyl-coenzyme A thioesterase 8 codes for MAAPEGSGGAGPGRPAPGDLRSVLITSVLNLERLELDLFRGRHHWVPATQRLFGGQIVGQALVAAARAVTRDEQVHSLHCYFVRAGDPKVPVLYQVERTRTGKSFSVRSVKAIQHGQPIFTCQASFQLSQGSPVQHQFTMPAVPPPEELLTQEELIQKFLQSPNLAERYRKHLTKIQARDVPIDIKPVNPPDVFCLEPQEPKQLFWMRARGYIGETDMKVHCCVAAYMSDYAFLGTALLPHRRYHIKFMVSLDHSMWFHAPFRADHWMLYECESPWAGESRGLVQGRLWRRDGVLAVTCAQEGVIRVEQTPNQSKL; via the exons ATGGCGGCGCCGGAGGGCagcgggggcgcggggccggggcggccggcGCCCGGGGACCTGCGGAGCGTGCTGATCACGAGCGTGCTGAACCTGGAGCGCCTGGAGCTCGACCTCTTCAG GGGCCGGCACCACTGGGTGCCCGCCACGCAGCGCCTCTTCGGCGGGCAGATCGTGGGGCAGGCCCTGGTGGCGGCCGCCCGCGCCGTTACCCGCGACGAACAGGTCCACTCGCTGCACTGCTACTTCGTGCGGGCAG GGGACCCCAAGGTGCCGGTGCTGTACCAGGTGGAGCGCACCCGTACAGGGAAGAGCTTCTCTGTCCGCTCCGTGAAGGCCATCCAGCACGGACAGCCGATCTTCACCTGCCAGGCCTCCTTCCAGCTCTCCCAGGGGAGCCCAGTGCAGCACCAGTTCACCATGCCGGCCGTGCCGCCCCCCGAGGAGCTGCTGACGCAAGAGGAGCTCATCCAGAAGTTCCTGCA GAGCCCTAACCTGGCGGAGAGGTACAGAAAGCATCTCACCAAGATTCAAGCCAGAGATGTGCCCATTGATATCAAGCCTGTGAACCCTCCAGATGTGTTCTGCTTGGAGCCGCAGGAGCCAAAGCAGCTGTTCTGGATGCGAGCACGAGGCTACATAG GAGAGACTGACATGAAGGTGCACTGCTGCGTGGCCGCCTACATGTCCGACTACGCCTTCCTGGGCACGGCCCTGCTGCCGCACCGGCGGTACCACATCAAGTTCATGGTGTCCCTCGACCATTCCATGTGGTTCCACGCGCCCTTCCGAGCAGACCACTGGATGCTGTACGAGTGCGAGAGCCCCTGGGCTG GCGAGAGCCGGGGACTGGTGCAGGGCCGGCTGTGGCGCCGGGACGGGGTCCTGGCTGTCACCTGCGCGCAGGAAGGAGTCATCCGGGTGGAGCAAACGCCAAACCAGAGCAAGCTTTAG
- the PLTP gene encoding phospholipid transfer protein, with amino-acid sequence MAAGSRHLLLLLLPWLVAASHSPPGCKIRITSKGLDLVKQEGLRFVEQELQNITVSDLHGKEGQFHYNISQVKVTDLQLAFSDLHFQPQQHLVFNISNASISLRFRRQLLYWFFYDIGSINASADGVHIHTVLELAKDGAGRLKISNITCDASIARMHAGFSGTLRKVYEFLSTFIVTGMRFLVSQQICPSLEHASLVLLNSVLDTVPVRNAVDEHVGIDYSLLRDPDVSTDTLDLDFKGMFFPRARENQELENHAVEPVIKETERMVYVAFSEYFFDSAMHAYFQAGVLAIELQGEKVPKDLEVLLRATFFGTIFMLSPAVDAPLRLVLQASAPPRCIIKPSGTSVSVSAFLNISLVPPGRPAVQLSSMAVEAKLSAKVFLKGKALRVQLDLRRFRIYSKQSALESLALFSLQAPLKTLLQLTIMPIINERAKQGVQIPLPEGMDFTREVVTNHAGFLTVGADLHFSKGLREVIEKYRPAPTAPAYPGSRPAEPSADPRQL; translated from the exons ATGGCTGCCGGCAgccgccacctcctcctcctcctcctgccctggctggtCGCGGCCTCGCACAGCCCGCCCGGCTGCAAGATCCGGATCACCTCCAAGGGGCTGGACCTGG TGAAGCAGGAGGGGCTGCGCTTCgtggagcaggagctgcagaacaTCACGGTGTCGGACCTGCACGGGAAGGAGGGGCAGTTCCACTACAACATCAGCCA GGTCAAGGTGACGGACCTGCAGCTGGCGTTCTCCGACCTGCACTTCCAGCCGCAGCAGCACCTCGTCTTCAACATCAGCAACGCCTCCATCAGCCTCCGCTTCCGCAGGCAGCTGCTCTACTGGTTCTT CTACGACATCGGGTCCATCAACGCCTCTGCCGACGGCGTCCACATCCACACGGTGCTGGAGCTGGCCAAGGACGGGGCTGGGCGCCTGAAGATCTCCAACATCACCTGCGACGCCTCCATTGCCAGGATGCACGCGGGCTTCTCGGGCACGCTCAG GAAGGTCTACGAGTTCCTGAGCACCTTCATCGTCACAGGGATGCGCTTCCTCGTCAGCCAGCAG ATCTGCCCGTCCCTGGAGCACGCCAGCCTGGTGCTGCTGAACTCCGTGCTGGACACGGTGCCGG TGCGGAACGCGGTGGATGAGCACGTCGGCATTGACTACTCCCTCCTGCGGGACCCGGACGTCTCCACAGATACCCTCGACCTGGACTTCAAG GGCATGTTCTTCCCCCGTGCGAGGGAGAACCAGGAGCTGGAGAACCACGCGGTGGAGCCGGTGATCAAAGAGACCGAGCGGATGGTCTACGTCGCCTTCTCCGAGTACTTCTTCGACTCGGCCATGCACGCCTACTTCCAGGCGGGCGTGCTGGCCATAGAGCTCCAGGGGGAGAag GTGCCCAAGGACCTGGAGGTTTTGCTCAGAGCCACCTTCTTTGGGACCATCTTCATGCTG AGCCCCGCCGTGGACGCGCCGCTGCGGCTGGTGCTGCAGGCGTCGGCTCCCCCCCGCTGCATCATCAAACCCTCGGGCACCTCCGTCTCAGTCTCTGCCTTCCTCAACATCTCGCTGGTgcccccgggccgccccgccgTCCAGCTCTCCAGCATGGCCGTG gaAGCCAAGCTGAGCGCCAAGGTGTTCCTGAAAGGGAAGGCGCTGCGCGTGCAGCTGGACCTGCGGCG GTTTCGCATCTACTCCAAGCAGTCTGCGCTGGAGTCGCTGGCG CTGTTCTCCCTGCAGGCCCCGCTGAAGACGCTGCTGCAGCTCACCATCATGCCCATCATCAACG AGAGGGCGAAGCAGGGCGTGCAGATCCCGCTGCCAGAAGGCATGGACTTCACCAGGGAGGTGGTCACCAACCACGCG GGGTTCCTCACCGTGGGAGCTGATCTCCACTTCTCCAAGGGGCTGCGGGAGGTGATCGAGAAATACCGCCCGGCCCCCACCGCCCCCGCCTACCCCGGCTCGAGGCCCGCGGAGCCCAGCGCCGACCCCCGCCAGCTCTAG